A portion of the Clostridiales bacterium genome contains these proteins:
- a CDS encoding ABC transporter ATP-binding protein — MNEEDNREKAQRIKTGKRHGMRHGPGGMMMGNEKARDFKGTMKKLIQYLSAYNLSIIIVFIFAAASALFSIVGPKILGKAITKLFEGIMGKISGTGSGIDFNYIGRIIIYLAGLYLLSSLFGYIQGWIMSGVSMKVSYRFRKDISEKINRMPLKYFEGTNQGEVLSRVTNDVDTISQTLNQSLTQIITSVTNVIGALVMMLSISFFMTLMALCIIPISAILIMVIIKHSQKYFKEQQDYLGHLNGHVEEMYGGHVVMKAFNGEEKSIEKFDGLNSRLYSSAWKSQFFTGLMMPVMNIVSNIGYVAVCVLGGYLAVKKTITVGDIQAFIQYVRSFTQPIAQIANISNILQQTAACAERVFEFLAEEETPESENSVNIENVSCDVEFKNVHFGYEPDKIIINDFSASVKPGQKIAIVGPTGAGKTTMVKLLMRFYDVSKGAISIGGHDIREFTRDDLRSMFGMVLQDTWLYNGTIMENIRYGRLDASDEEVIEAAKAAHVDSFVHTLPNGYNMVLNEEASNVSQGQKQLLTIARAILKNPKILILDEATSSVDTRTEIQIQKAMDNLMKGRTNFIIAHRLSTVRNADLILVMNHGDIVEQGTHKELLAKGGFYASLYNSQFENMQEI; from the coding sequence ATGAACGAGGAAGATAACAGGGAAAAAGCACAGCGAATCAAGACCGGAAAAAGACATGGCATGAGGCATGGACCTGGTGGAATGATGATGGGAAACGAAAAAGCCCGTGATTTTAAAGGGACCATGAAAAAACTGATTCAATATTTAAGCGCTTATAATTTATCCATAATCATTGTATTCATATTTGCCGCAGCAAGCGCCCTATTCTCGATCGTCGGGCCGAAGATATTGGGAAAGGCCATAACAAAATTATTTGAAGGTATTATGGGTAAAATTTCAGGTACGGGATCCGGTATCGATTTTAACTATATAGGAAGAATAATCATCTATCTTGCAGGCTTATATTTATTAAGCTCACTTTTTGGTTACATTCAAGGCTGGATTATGTCCGGTGTATCCATGAAGGTAAGTTATAGATTCAGAAAAGATATTTCGGAAAAGATCAACCGCATGCCTCTTAAATATTTTGAAGGCACAAACCAGGGAGAAGTATTATCGCGCGTTACAAACGATGTGGACACTATCAGCCAGACATTGAATCAAAGTTTGACACAGATAATCACATCCGTTACAAATGTAATCGGGGCCCTTGTCATGATGCTCAGCATAAGCTTTTTTATGACGCTTATGGCTCTTTGCATAATCCCCATATCTGCGATACTTATTATGGTTATAATAAAGCATTCGCAGAAATATTTCAAAGAACAGCAGGATTACTTAGGGCATTTAAACGGCCATGTCGAAGAAATGTATGGCGGGCATGTTGTTATGAAAGCATTTAACGGCGAGGAAAAAAGCATCGAAAAATTCGATGGTTTAAACAGCCGGTTGTATAGCTCGGCATGGAAGTCACAGTTTTTTACAGGTTTGATGATGCCTGTAATGAATATCGTAAGCAACATAGGCTATGTCGCTGTGTGCGTTTTGGGCGGCTATCTTGCGGTAAAGAAAACTATCACCGTCGGGGACATACAGGCATTTATACAATACGTCCGCTCATTCACGCAGCCAATTGCGCAGATCGCGAATATTTCGAACATACTGCAGCAAACAGCCGCCTGTGCTGAACGTGTATTCGAGTTTCTAGCTGAAGAAGAAACTCCCGAAAGCGAAAACTCTGTAAATATCGAGAATGTTAGCTGTGATGTGGAATTCAAGAATGTCCACTTTGGATATGAACCCGACAAAATAATAATAAATGACTTTTCCGCATCGGTAAAGCCGGGCCAGAAAATCGCAATCGTCGGGCCGACAGGCGCCGGCAAAACAACTATGGTTAAACTTCTGATGCGCTTTTATGATGTCAGCAAGGGAGCCATATCGATCGGCGGTCATGATATCAGGGAATTTACCCGCGATGACCTTCGTTCCATGTTTGGAATGGTGCTGCAGGACACATGGCTTTATAACGGGACCATAATGGAAAATATACGATACGGACGGCTTGATGCTTCCGATGAAGAAGTAATCGAGGCAGCCAAAGCCGCTCATGTGGACAGTTTCGTTCATACTCTTCCGAATGGATACAATATGGTGCTGAACGAAGAAGCTTCAAATGTATCCCAGGGGCAAAAACAGCTTTTAACTATTGCAAGGGCAATACTTAAGAACCCCAAAATACTCATCCTCGATGAAGCTACAAGCTCCGTGGATACGCGTACGGAAATACAGATACAAAAGGCCATGGACAATTTGATGAAAGGCCGCACGAACTTTATAATCGCCCATCGCTTATCGACGGTACGCAATGCCGACCTTATTCTCGTCATGAACCATGGGGATATTGTAGAACAGGGAACCCATAAGGAACTTCTTGCAAAGGGCGGCTTTTATGCAAGCCTTTACAACAGTCAGTTTGAAAACATGCAGGAAATATAA
- a CDS encoding glycoside hydrolase family 2 TIM barrel-domain containing protein — translation MLPVRKYFEDLNVLHVNREAPRAYYIPYSDAEAAASGKRGSSPFYQTLDGNWKFRYYASIKNVEDGFYKKEADPSEWDDILVPSCWQVKGYDRCHYTNVNYPFPCDPPHVPNDDPAGIYVRDFNVSKDWAEKSKYIVFEGVNSCFYLWINGNFVGYSQGSRVPSEFDISSFVNEGKNSIAVMVLKWCDGSYLEDQDLWRFSGIFRDVYILARDKEHIRDIFVKQEINEDFGKALLDCKIESTGSLDVKYELEDAGGNKVSSGEHTIDNEGAIRIEVDKPILWNAEKPYLYKLFLYAGEEVILIDVGFRKIEIIKGVFTINGIDVKLKGVNRHDSHPEFGQAVPLNHMINDLMLMKRHNVNAIRTSHYPNDPRFLGLCDKYGFYVVDEADLECHGVIASGDFDMLAKNPEWEKAFLDRAKRMVERDKNHPSVVMWSMGNESGYGINHIAMAKWTRQRDNARPVHYEGASRSDNSLDKSVLSVESRMYPPVKWVEEYAQNDDNKKPLFLCEYCHAMGNGPGDLKDYWDVIYKYPKLMGACVWEWCDHGIKTQNEEGKEFYAYGGDFGDKPNDGNFCIDGLVYPNRKPHTGLLELKKVIAPVRFEAVDLNAGIFKITNLYDFSDLSGVYLTWKVEKDGKAEDEGYIWDIKAEPHECKEFKIPYNIPKESDGRYFVTVSCLQKFDTPWARKGYEITFGQFELPVAVKTCRVYRDIMPTFINVKQEGYVLTIEGFDFRHVFDMYDGAFVRISKNNVDMISSKAKFNIWRAPTDNDRKIKSQWIQEGYDRAVQHVYEAKVTKHTDADIEITVKFSLGGYINLPLIKGEAIWTVNGKGEISLDVRANVRDNLVFLPRFGLQLAMPEGNEKVEYFGYGPHESYIDKHQSTRMGRYLLRVDDMFENYIMPQENGSRYKTEWVIVSNDQGMGLKFIGCPEFSFNAAHYTPEDITAAKHTYNLKKRNETIVNLDYKMSGVGSNSCGPELLEKYRFDEKKFEFLLKILPVFKED, via the coding sequence ATGCTGCCTGTACGGAAATATTTCGAAGATTTGAATGTGTTGCATGTAAACAGGGAAGCGCCGAGAGCATATTACATACCTTATAGCGATGCTGAGGCTGCAGCCTCGGGGAAAAGAGGAAGTTCGCCTTTCTATCAGACACTTGATGGAAATTGGAAGTTCCGGTACTATGCTTCGATCAAGAATGTAGAAGACGGTTTCTATAAAAAGGAAGCCGATCCCTCGGAATGGGATGATATTTTAGTGCCTTCATGCTGGCAGGTGAAGGGGTATGATAGGTGCCATTATACAAACGTAAATTATCCTTTCCCGTGCGATCCGCCGCATGTGCCAAATGACGATCCTGCCGGAATATATGTGAGAGACTTCAATGTATCGAAAGACTGGGCGGAGAAATCAAAATATATTGTATTTGAGGGAGTCAACTCATGTTTTTATCTCTGGATCAACGGAAATTTTGTGGGGTACAGCCAGGGAAGCAGGGTACCGTCGGAGTTTGATATATCTTCGTTTGTGAATGAAGGTAAAAACAGTATAGCTGTCATGGTTTTGAAATGGTGCGATGGGTCATACCTTGAAGACCAGGATTTATGGCGCTTTTCAGGGATATTCAGGGATGTATATATTCTCGCAAGGGATAAAGAACATATAAGGGACATATTTGTCAAGCAGGAAATAAATGAGGATTTTGGAAAAGCGCTGCTGGATTGTAAGATCGAGTCCACAGGTAGTTTGGATGTAAAATATGAGTTGGAGGACGCCGGAGGCAATAAAGTATCGTCGGGGGAACATACGATAGATAATGAGGGTGCGATTCGGATAGAAGTGGATAAACCGATATTATGGAATGCTGAAAAGCCATATTTATATAAGCTGTTCCTTTATGCCGGCGAAGAAGTCATACTTATAGACGTAGGTTTCAGGAAAATAGAAATTATAAAAGGCGTTTTTACTATTAATGGAATTGATGTCAAACTAAAGGGTGTCAACAGGCATGACTCCCATCCGGAATTTGGGCAGGCCGTTCCGCTTAACCATATGATAAATGATCTTATGCTCATGAAACGCCACAATGTGAATGCCATAAGGACATCCCATTATCCAAATGATCCGCGCTTTTTAGGGCTGTGCGATAAGTATGGCTTTTATGTTGTAGATGAAGCGGACCTTGAATGCCATGGAGTCATAGCTTCAGGAGACTTCGATATGCTCGCAAAGAATCCCGAATGGGAGAAGGCATTTTTAGACAGGGCAAAACGGATGGTGGAAAGGGATAAAAATCATCCAAGCGTTGTGATGTGGTCCATGGGAAATGAGTCGGGTTATGGGATAAACCATATCGCGATGGCTAAGTGGACAAGGCAAAGGGACAACGCAAGGCCTGTTCATTATGAGGGTGCATCCCGCTCCGACAATAGTTTGGATAAAAGCGTACTGAGTGTAGAGAGCAGGATGTATCCTCCCGTTAAATGGGTTGAAGAATATGCCCAAAATGATGATAATAAAAAGCCGCTTTTCTTATGTGAATATTGCCATGCAATGGGCAATGGACCGGGAGATTTGAAGGATTACTGGGATGTAATATATAAGTATCCAAAATTGATGGGCGCATGCGTATGGGAATGGTGCGATCACGGCATAAAGACCCAGAATGAAGAAGGAAAAGAATTTTACGCTTACGGAGGAGACTTCGGCGATAAGCCAAATGACGGTAACTTCTGCATAGATGGCCTTGTTTATCCCAATAGGAAACCCCATACAGGCCTTCTTGAGCTAAAAAAAGTCATTGCTCCTGTGAGATTTGAAGCAGTTGACCTGAACGCTGGAATATTTAAAATAACGAATTTATATGACTTTAGCGATTTGTCCGGCGTTTATCTTACATGGAAGGTTGAAAAGGACGGAAAGGCCGAAGATGAGGGATATATTTGGGACATCAAGGCAGAGCCACATGAGTGCAAAGAATTTAAGATACCTTATAATATTCCAAAGGAATCGGACGGCAGGTATTTTGTAACTGTTTCCTGCCTGCAGAAATTTGATACGCCATGGGCGCGCAAGGGTTATGAAATAACTTTCGGGCAGTTTGAGCTTCCTGTTGCTGTAAAAACATGCAGAGTTTATAGAGATATTATGCCGACATTCATAAATGTGAAACAGGAAGGATATGTGCTTACCATAGAGGGCTTTGACTTCCGCCATGTTTTTGACATGTATGACGGAGCTTTTGTCAGGATTTCCAAAAACAATGTGGATATGATATCCTCAAAAGCCAAGTTTAATATATGGAGGGCTCCGACGGATAACGACAGAAAAATAAAGAGCCAATGGATACAAGAGGGATATGACAGGGCTGTACAGCATGTTTATGAAGCCAAGGTCACAAAACATACAGACGCCGATATCGAGATTACTGTGAAATTTTCACTGGGTGGTTATATAAATCTTCCATTAATTAAGGGAGAGGCAATCTGGACGGTTAATGGAAAAGGCGAGATAAGCCTTGATGTCAGGGCAAACGTAAGGGATAACCTTGTATTTCTGCCTCGATTCGGGCTGCAGCTTGCGATGCCTGAAGGAAACGAAAAGGTAGAGTACTTCGGATACGGTCCCCACGAAAGCTATATCGATAAGCATCAAAGCACAAGAATGGGCAGGTATCTGTTAAGGGTCGACGACATGTTTGAAAATTATATCATGCCTCAGGAAAACGGTTCAAGGTATAAAACGGAGTGGGTCATAGTTTCAAATGATCAAGGTATGGGGCTGAAATTTATCGGATGCCCTGAGTTTTCATTCAACGCTGCCCATTATACTCCGGAGGATATCACTGCTGCAAAGCATACTTATAATCTTAAAAAGAGGAATGAGACCATAGTAAATCTGGATTACAAGATGAGCGGCGTCGGTTCCAACTCATGCGGACCCGAGCTTCTCGAAAAGTACAGGTTCGATGAAAAGAAGTTTGAGTTTTTGCTTAAGATACTGCCTGTATTCAAGGAAGATTAG
- a CDS encoding branched-chain amino acid transaminase produces the protein MESYVVYNGKIVKESEVSISIRCKAFNYGLGCFEGIRAYWDEDAKQLYGFRLKDHYTRFLQSCKTINTCIPFTVDELCNMTVELLKKNGFKTTTYIRPIAYKGAESIGPRISDNDNRLVIYCTPMGSYSGKGELRTMITSWRRVEDNMLPPRAKATAAYLNSGLASLEATQNGYDEAIFLTGSGHVCEGPGENIFIFKKGKLITPPPEDNILEGITRETVMQIAKEELGFDVVERSITRTELYAADEVFFSGTAMEVTPIVEVDNRKVGNGHPGEVCKKIKNMFFDIATGKVKRYSSYCTPVY, from the coding sequence GTGGAGTCTTATGTGGTTTATAATGGGAAAATAGTAAAAGAAAGCGAAGTATCTATAAGCATACGATGCAAGGCATTTAATTATGGGCTTGGATGTTTTGAGGGTATAAGGGCATACTGGGATGAAGATGCCAAACAGCTTTACGGGTTCAGGTTAAAAGATCATTATACAAGGTTTTTGCAATCCTGCAAAACCATTAACACTTGTATACCTTTTACAGTTGATGAGCTGTGCAATATGACGGTGGAACTTTTAAAGAAAAACGGGTTTAAAACGACGACATATATAAGGCCTATAGCATATAAGGGTGCTGAAAGCATAGGTCCGAGAATTAGTGATAATGACAACAGACTTGTTATATACTGTACGCCTATGGGGAGTTATTCCGGCAAGGGAGAACTTAGAACGATGATAACATCGTGGAGAAGAGTGGAGGATAATATGCTTCCGCCAAGGGCAAAGGCTACTGCCGCATATCTTAATTCAGGCTTAGCATCACTGGAGGCGACTCAGAATGGATACGATGAAGCCATTTTTCTGACAGGTAGTGGACATGTATGCGAAGGGCCGGGCGAAAATATATTTATATTCAAGAAGGGCAAGCTTATTACTCCGCCGCCTGAGGATAATATATTAGAAGGCATAACAAGGGAGACAGTAATGCAAATCGCAAAAGAGGAGCTTGGATTTGACGTTGTCGAAAGAAGCATAACAAGGACGGAACTTTATGCCGCCGATGAGGTGTTCTTCAGCGGGACGGCAATGGAGGTCACCCCTATTGTTGAAGTCGACAACAGAAAAGTTGGTAATGGACATCCTGGAGAAGTATGCAAAAAGATAAAAAACATGTTTTTCGATATAGCAACAGGAAAAGTAAAAAGGTATTCAAGCTATTGTACGCCTGTATATTAA